The Lepus europaeus isolate LE1 chromosome 1, mLepTim1.pri, whole genome shotgun sequence genome contains the following window.
TTTGgttattatttttctcttgtgGAATTGAATTTGTTCTCCCATTTCCTCTTTGCCTGTAAGGTTTTTGATGAAAAATCTACTATTAGTCTAATGGAAGTTTCatccatttgaaagagagagagagagagagagagagagagagagagagaaagagagagagagagagagagagagaatgagagattggtttattttcctttcactccccaaatgccacaacagctagggctctgcctgaccaaaaccaggaacttggaaccaTATCTTGGTAtctcttgtgggtagcagggctcgAGCAATGACTTATCATCTGCCGAGTTTCAGGAAGCTGTCTTGGAAGGGGAGGGACTTGGCCTACTATTGGCATTAACatttgggatgtgagtgtcccaaggcGTTGCCAACCTGTTTCATTTTGAGAAATCTTTATGTGCCTTGATCCTTTACTAGTTTGACTGTCCTAAGTAATGGGCAGGACCTTTTTTGGTGAAACCCATTTGGAGTCTTTTGAGTCTCCTAGATCTGGAAGTCCAATCTTGACCAAGATTTGGATATTTTCTGCTGTTACTTCAGTAAATAGGTTTTCTATGACTTTGAAAATTGCACTTACTGATGTCCCAGAAATTTGGAAGTTttccttcattctgtttttccttctgacTTATTTCAGATGATCTGTCTTCAAGTTAGGAATACTTTCTTTGCTAAATCTAGTCTGTTGTTGAGGTGGtcaattatatttttctcttggtTTATTGACTTATTTTGCTCTAAGACTTCTGGTTGACTCTTGTCTTGATCTCTCTTGCTTTTTggtatttcacatttttatcatGGAAAGTTTTCACAATTAATTGTATATCTGTTTATATTTCCTTCTATTTCATTGAGTTTTCTTGGAGTCTTTCTTTCACAGTTCTTTTCAGgcgttttttagatttctttctttgggCTGTGTTGCTAGTGCATCACTGGGTCCCTTTGCAGGAGTCCTGCCCCCTTACTTCCCCACTTCTCTCCATAGTTGGTATTTGTTCATGTGACAGATATGGGATGTGTACCAACATTAGAGGGAGTTTTTTGTAATAAGAGAGTTTCTTCCAAAGATGTGACTTACTGTTTTGGTTTGTGTGCTGTGTTCGATTCAGCTCCTATTGCTTTCCTTAGTGTTGTCTTGTAACAGCTTCTTTAGCTCTACCAGAGGCTCTGGACATGGTGACTGTGGCAGCTAGGGCACAGAGCCTGTCTGTCTCGCAGGCTGTGCTGGGAAGGGGACACTCTAGTGGCCATGGGTTGAGGAACACATAGCAATGAGAGGAGAGCACACATAGTGTGGCCACACCCCAGGACCTGTGACCGTGTGTGCACTGCACAGACATTGACAGAACATGAGGCCTGTCAGACTCCCTAGACCATGGGGTCTTGGGAATCCTACACCCTGTGATGGTGGGTGGCCTAAGTTGATATATCAGTAGTACCAGTCCACTAGTTAGTCTCTGAGGGCAACAGTGGGTGGGGGCTATTCCAGAGGTACAAGGAGGTACAATGCACCTGAATTGGAAGCGGGAACATGGAATTTATGTCACATGACATGCACATGTCAGTCACTGGGGTCTGTGCAGCAGCACTGCAGTGGCCTGAGTGGAGCTCAGCACATGCAGAACAGGAGGAGCAGGGCAGGTGCTGAACCCAGGTGCACCTGTTGTCTCTGGGGTCTGTGCAGGGTGAGATCTCTCTGGCTGTCCAGTAGCCGATCTCTCCATATCTTCTGTACTGCATTCTAGCATGCTCCTGTAGGTATTGTAACCCAAAGGTAGCTGTTTCCTCTTTGCTTCTGATGTGTCTCTGTTAGGAAGTGCTCAGGTACCTCTAGTCAGCCATCCTGACTACCATAGAGGAAAGAATCTATAAACCAATCAAAGCTGGAAACATCCAGCAGGGAAGGGGTTGAGACCAGGGTGTTGTTGGCTCCTCAGAGCTCAGGTGCAACCTGCTAGAGTGGTTAAAGGAGAAGTAGCAGGAGGTGAGTGGATATGAGTGTCGAAAGTTTTGCTTTTGAAACTACATGAAACACAGGCCATGAACTACAATGCTCCCAGTGAGAGCAGTAGGGTCAGATGTATTTGCTACAGATACAGGCaatgagataaaaatatttttatttgttagtttGTCACCTaagaaatatacatacatacatatatacatataagtgtataaaatgtataGTATAGCGTGTGTTTTTGATTCACATGTCATATGGCATGTTCAAATCCGGGTACTCATGTAATATCGGTCTCCTCTGACTTCCATCACTTCTTTGTGCCTGCGAGATTCCAAGTCTTTCCTCTGCTTGTCTTTGAGGATATCCATACGTGATCATTGCCTGTAGTGGAGCCCAGCACTTATTTTTCCTGTCACTTTTTCCCACCGACCAACCTTTCCTTGTCTCTTCCTCCCCATTTCACACCCAACCTTTAGTAGCCACTCTTCTACTCTCAATaactatgagatcaactttttttaaaaaaagattttaattacttattagagagagagagttatagccagagagagggagagatagagagaaaggtcttctatttgcttgttcactctgcaaatggctgcattggctggagctgtgctgatacgaagccaggagccaggagcttcttcctgatcactcacgtgggtgcagggacccaatacttattccatcctccactgctttcccaggccatagcagagagctgcatacacagaagagcagctaggactagaagtGGTACccgtatgggttgccagtgctacaggtggatgcttagcctacaaagccacagcgccagcccatagaTCAAcctttttacattttacaaatgagtGAGATCAAGGGGTACTTTTCTTCCTATGCTTGACTTACATCACTTATAATGTCATCCATTTCCATCCATATtgtgcaaatgacaaaattttgtcttttttgagtGCCTGAATATGAGATGCGTTCAAAGATTCACAGAAATTCCCTATTATAAAAGTGTGTGTGAATTCAAAATTTTGTCAACAAAAGCACTTGCCTTTGTATTTTCTGCAGACTCTTTGACGTATGCTCCCATATCACTGTGCATCACATCACATTTCTTCATCCGTGTACCGGTAGATGGGTCGTTGGTTGACCCATCTCTTGGCGATTTGAATCGTGAGTGTTGCAGTAATCTTAGGAGCGCTCTTTGCTATGCGGATGTCTTCTTCTTTGCATACACACTCCTACTGGGGGGTGCTAGAATATACTGTAGCTCTACTTTTAACTTTTCTGAGAAGCTTCCAAACTGTTTCCCACAATGGCTTTACTAatctacattcccatcaacagtgtgtaAGAGTCCCCTGGTCTGCAACTCCTCACCAGCACCTGTTGTCACTCTGTTTTGATCATCATCGTTCTAACTGGGATggggtgatatctcactgtgtttTGGATTTGCATTTATCCCAATTAATAGTGATTTCAGGTATTTTTTAATGTAGCTGTTAGCCCTTTGtatgcttttcttaaaaattatttattttcattgatgaGACAGGTGAAAGAAGGGGAGACCTATCCCAAAGACTCACTTCCCTATTCATGTCtaaagtttgtttgtttggtgaGGCCATGGTTCCCTGAAAGTTCCTGTTGTTTATTGAAAAATGACCATGTTTGCCAATCAAGGACCAGGCACTTTTCCCACTCCTTGtagtctggctttgtttttattaaccAGAAATTCTAAGCAGGCTGTTGATAATGTTCTCTGTGCCTGTGTTCCCTGGTGCTGTGTAAGCAGTAGATGGCACCCTACGTCCACCTTTGCTGAGGGTCGGCCATCTTTGTGTTTTCACGGTTTTGGCACTAGAGGGAGCCCAAGCTACAAATTGTTGCAAATCTATGGCTTTGAGTATTTGCATGTTTCTCATGGTGAACTTGGTGTCAGTGAAACAGATAGACCTTCTGCTCATATTGTGAGCCAGTGCCCGGGTTTGGGGCAGGTCCAGGGAGCCACCCATAGTCATCGACAGGGGTCAGGTACTGTGGATTCTGCCTGACACTAGGTCTCAACATAGTGGGTCTCACCCTTGGCTCCAGAGCAACAACCACTATCtacctccctcttcttcctccatctGGACCctgactctcttctctctgttgtttTGTCTGGTGTTGGGAGATGGATATGGTAGGATGTACTATGGCCACTGAAGCTGCTGCCATGCTGGGATGCAAAGCCCACCTCCCATCAAACCCACGCAGCATAGGGTCAGTGCCAAGGCCCAGACAGCTATGGCCTGCCTGCTCTTAAGGTCAATTCATGACCCAAGACTGTTGCTTGCAGTGGGGTGATACAGGCTTGAGCACAAGTCCAACCCAAAGGCATCCAAAGGTTCTGTGTGTGGGTGCAAGTGCCAGGGGCTGTTGGGTTCCTCTAGTGTTCAGATTCACCACAGTGGGCCCTACACTGAGTTCCAAGGCAAAATCTTGTAATTCCCTCCCTGTTCAACTGTAAGAGATGGAGTCTTTGAACACCCTGTGAGCCTTCTGTGGGGTAGGGATGATGGAGAGGTCCCTTGGCTACTAAGGCTGACACCAAGCTGGTTTGCACCTGAAGCTCATGGCTGTAAGCACCACTGAAGTCACAGATTGACCACCCAGGCCCAGGCCATGGCTAGTGGTGTTGTGGAGCAGGTGTAGTCCACTCTGCTGAGATCTGCACTTTCCTCAGGGCCCTGGGATGGTTCAAGAGGCTCCAACCACAGTCAGTGTCCTGGggctctgcctggtatggacttCATCTTGGCAGGCCTAGTACTGGGTTTGAAGTCTGTGGCccatttttgtttacttaattaatttatttgaaggcagaattacagagaggcagagacacacagagagagacagaggtcttccatccacttattcacttcccagatggccacaaaagcgaGAGCtttgccaatgcaaagccaggagtcaggagtctcctccaggtctcccacaagggtgcaggagcccaaagacttgggccatcttctgctgcttatccaggccataagcagagagctgatgggaagtggagctaccaggactcgaaccatcgcacatatgggatgatggcattgcaggctgtgtctttacctgctatgccacagtgctgagccCATCTGTggctgatttttaatttcttttccctcCCCTATGTGGCTGGTTATTTTCTAAGCTGTACTCCTCGGATTTTGGGGAGGGGTGGTACAGGAAGCTCCCTCGTGTCTTCAATTCCTCTTTTCTTATTAGCATGCTGTCAGTAACCCCAGGTACTGTGCTCTCTCACCTGGTTCCTCTGCTCTTGTGAGGGTGCTTCCATGCTTAGAGAGTTGTTGAAATCGATGTTTCTGTGGAGAGTCAGTTGCAGGAGGGCCTGATGTGCTCCCTGGCTCCACCCCACCATTATCTCAGTTTAGTCTCCCTGGCTTCTGTGGTTTGCTTAACCCTAAGATTTGACTCCTGTGAGGAGTTTGTGGAATTCTCCTCTTGCAAAAGACCCAAGTCCaaggatgttatattttttctccctctccttctttttgaTTTAAAATGGATTTAATTATGTTATGGGTATTCTCAAAGAAATAACTTTTAGACTTGCTTAttgtgctttattttgttttctgttcagtAAGTTCAGGTCATTTAGCTTTAGgacttaatgatttttttccatctggATGACCTGTCCTTGGatgaaagtggaatattgaatTACCCAGTTATGATTCATGCTGGAGCCTCTCTGCCCCATAGGACCTACTACTCTGTGGTATAAACTTAGGTTCTACAACATTAGATGAATATATATTCACCATTGTTAAATCTtcttattgaattgatcccttaattatatTCTGAGACATTCTTCGTGTTTTTACAGTGTttgacattattatttttatctgataTAATTACAGCTCTTCCTGTTGACTTTTGGTATCCATTTTCAGGAAATATCTTTCTCATTTCCTTATCtttcactgtgtgtgtatgtctttaaTGGttaagtgagtttcttgtaggtagcatatCATTGAGtcttggtttttttaaattatcccaGTCAGTCAATTGTTTTATTGGGGCATTAAGTCCATTTACAATCATATGTGTAAAGTCTTGCACTTGTTGAGTTTCTGTCAGTTGATTTGctaatattgaaccatccctgcttacCAGGGGTAAGTCCCACCTGATCCTTGTAAATGAcctttgtgatgtgttgttggattcgattggatagtattttgttgaggatttttgcatctatgttcatcagggaaattggtcagtagttctctttctctgttgcatctttttcaggttatgaattaaggtgatgctggcttcatagaaagaatgtgtattctgtggctgtagaatgaaaagttctgtaatatctgttaggtccatttggtccatagtatcaattaactctgttgtttccttgttgatttctgtctggttgatctgttcattgctgaaattGGGGCGTTGAAGTCCATAAtttctattgtatttgagtctctgtctccctttagatcctttaacatttttttaaatagccaggtgccctgtaattaggtgcatatatgtttataatagttacatcttcctgttgaattgatcccttaaccatTACATAGAATCCTTCTTTCTATCTTTTAAGCTtctgtgttaaaatctattttatctaatattaggatggctacaccagctcttttttggtttctgttagcatggaatatctttttccatcttctccctttcagtctgcatgtatctttgttgctaagatgtatttcttgtaggtggcaaatagattttttgttgttgttgttttgcttttcatttatttgacagatagagtttacagacagtgagagagagagacagagagaaaggtcttccttctgttggtccactctccaaatggccgcaacagctggagctacaccgatccaaagccaggagccaggagtttctttgtggtctcccatgcaggcgcaggggcccaaatgggttttgtttttaatccattcagccagtctgtgtcttttaactggagcaTTGAGGCCCTTTACATTCATGTGACTATCAATAAGTCACAACTttgccctgacatttttccaaaaatattcctgttatttactttggatttcctttgtacttttacattGTAGATtgtctgccttcaccttcttttgttgtgaccatgtttctgtgtgtagcacatccttagcAGCTTTTGTAGTGCTGGGcaggtagttacaaattctttcaatttctgtatgttatggaaggtctttatttcaccctcattcataaatgagagctctgcagggTACAGTTTTCTGTGTTGAcagcttttttctcttaagaattgGACTATATccgccattctctccttgcctatagcatttctgatgagaagtctattgtgagtctaattggagatgctctgaaagtaatctggtgtttctttcaagcacattttagaatcttttgtttatgttttactgtggagagtttgattacaaagtgccttggtgaagatcttttctggacacgtgcttcctgtacttagatgtccctttctttctccaaattttctgttattatttcactaaaaaggccttataatcctttctctctttctacaccttcaggaactcctcgaGCCTGTAGGTTGGGTTGTTtgctagtatcctgtagattcccaagagtgtttttagttttctgatttcttcttcttgtgtttgtctgactgtataatttcctgtgctttgttttctaagtcagatattctttcttctgcttcaccaattctgttgttaggGCTCTCCACTGCCTTTTTCacttgttctgttgaattctttatttctaagatttcagtttgatttctctctaAGATCTCAGTTTCgtgggaaaaattttctttcatgtcatgtatggatttcattagtttgtgcgtttgcttctgattacttctaagtaattctaccaacaattttttgaatttcatttctggcatttctttaatgtcttcatcttcatgttccagtattgaagtgttgtgttcttttgtgggTTCATGtcgtgttccttattcttgtttcttgaattggtgcatttattatttggcatttgtggagactcttgttggtttctttgtttttttttgctatggtggcttttatctttggactatgtctgtgtgGATTAATGGAGGGtctactttttcagtgaatacctagcggcatgtggtgggtgtctccagggagctctgttcagtgctctagaGTGAAGCTGGTGTCTAAGGTGATTCCAGTTGGGCGTGGtaaatctcatcttttttttcttttatcagatGGAAAGTTCTgctgtgttgtgtatgtgttggTATAGACTGAGCTCACTTCCTTTCCTCacaggagaccagtgcctgggtgctagcaaGACAGGTGtaatattcatctgtgctgccacagaACCACAAATCCTGCTGATCAGACCTCAGCCTGATCAATGCTGCATTGTTCTCACCTATCCTGGGTCCAgaagtctctttctctcatcttttGTTTCCATCTCACGAGCCTGAAGATTTTTGCTTTCAGTGGCTTTGGTCCTCTTGTGGCCATTGTTTGAGAAGCTGTTGAACTCTGAAGGAAATACGTTTATCAAATAGAATGAGCATAATTGGAAAAGGATAGATTGTAGGTAGAATCTCTTTAGTAAGGAAAAGGTATATTTTATTGTTTCCCAATAGTGGGTGCTAATAGATTATCTCTGTGAAGATGATAAAACCGGCCAGTGTGGATACAGAGCTTTGCACTGTCTGTTTAAGTGAGCACACTGCTCTTTGGGCAGCCGTGATGATTCCATTATCCAGGGCACATGCTCCTTTTTGTTCCCAGCATGTTCTGTAAGGCTGGTCATTGTGTCTGAGTACCTTCGAGCATCTACAGACTTGAGTACTTGCAGTAAAAGCTGGCCTGAAGTATAGGCTGAGTTGCCCCCAAAcagccatatttttaaaaatggcttccTGAGGCATGGAAGGATCTTGTATTAGAGTGGAAGAACTCATTATGAAGTTTTTCTGCCAACAGCAACTTCCTGATGAAGGAGAAGAGGCAGGTCAGCATGTATACAGTAAAGTACAAATGCCTTATGGTGACAAAAGCAGAGTTTACTTAGGGGACATTGAATCTCACATGGGAAGCTGCCTCCTGGGTGATAGAAACCAGCAAATAGCAAAGACAAACTGTCAAGGTTTTGCTTAGACCCTAAAGCTTAGCACTCTAGAATTCTCATGGGCTTAGGTGGCGTACCTAAGGTTTTTCAACCCGAGGAGGCATTGAGCCACATACCTGGAGTCTGGGCTCCAGAGCAGTGCCAGTATCCAAACATCTTCCGAGTTTGGAGCTGAGAAATCCCAGCATCAAGCCCATAAATACATTGTATCCCTGCTGACCTAGCATGCTGTGTGTGGCTAGCTACTGAACCAAAGgttggaagacccttctctctgtctttccctttctctatctgtaactctacctctcaaataaataaataaataaaaatatttaataataggtGGAATTAGTAAGTGAAAAAACACATGGGCTCCATCATAACAAGGAAAACTAGAAATCTATCCCTGAGAGCTCTGCTAACCCAGCACATGAACCTGCCCACAAGAGCTAAATGCTCTGTGGTACCAGCCTGACCTGCAGTGAACTAAGATCCAAAAGCAGCCTATGTCTGAACCGTGGGTGTTTCTGAATTATCAGCAGGTGTGCAAAAGCTCAAGTTCCTTCCCTGTTTTTCCACCAGCATCTCCTTAAGGCTAACAACTCATCACCATGCTCTGCAGCTAATCACGTTAGAAACAAAGGGGCCCACAGCTGCATCTTAACATACCTGCCCAAAACAGTGAGAGCAGTGAGACTTGGGAAAAAGACTTaaacaggccagcgctgtggctcaataggctaatcctccgcctgcggcgcgggtaccccaggttctagtcccggtcgggatgccggattctatcccggttgcccctcttccaggccagctctctgctgtggcctgggagtgcagtggaggatggcccaagtgcttgggccctgcacctgcatgggagaccaggagaagcacctggctcctggctttggatcagcacagtgtgccgaccacagcgcagcggccattggggagtgaaccaacagaaaaggagacctttctctctcactgtccactctgcctgtcaaaaaaaaaaaagggggtgggggagagacttAAACAGACACCACGTAccactgagacagagacagattgaaATCCACTTACCTACTGCCATTTCAGAGAATATAGACCAGAATATAGACTCCTAACTGACTTGTCATTATGAAGTGGATCCGTggattattaactttttttaacagTCTCTTGCCTTGTacctagagaagcattctaatacagacacatacagacaGCAAAAAAATGATAAAGTTTTCATTCaaaggtgagaaagtgaacacacacacgtGAGCTTGGGGTCCTCCACAGAGAGATACCATCAGCAATGGGCAGTGGGCCAGAGGGGAAAAGAGTGGTGGAGTAGGAATGGGGGGAAAACCCCAACACCTCCTACACTTATTGTCTctggcagaagagagagaagagagtacCTTCCAGCACTTCCTTCTATATGGTGAGGGAGACCCCTCTGCAGACCTGAAGTCACCTGGGAGATCTGTTTCCCTCCATGAATTTGACCTGGAGCGTACAGTCCATATTTTCACAGCATCTTGTTCGCTGGACCCAGGGACATTTTGATTGACCAGTAAGAGAATAGAATGACACAAGAGGAGATAGCTTGTGATTTGTTACCTGTAGCCCAACAGATCCTAAACTAACTGGCTGCATAGCACATCTCAGTATCAGTATCCAAAGTCTTGTTTGGAAATTGGAAACACAAGAACATCACCTGGGATGCCCCCAGAGAGAGCAGCTGGGTCAGATGACTTTCTCCTAGATGTGGGCCATCAGAGCAATCTCTCCTCggtggaggcagagggcagggcagtCATAGGAGGATAGTCTTAGTCCATAATGATTAACTTGAGGAGGGCACTGTGCCATCCAATAATAAGCTGTTGTGATAGGCAGCCTGTAGACAGCAATATAAAGGCTGGAGAAACTAGGGCAGGAGGCACAACCCAGTGTGGAAAGTGAGGTGCTGTTGGCTTCTACTGAGATGGTGCTGGGACTGTGGATTCCCCTGCCACGACTGGCAGGGCTGCTGCTCTTGCTGTGTGTGCTGCCCTGGGCTGAGGGCGGCAAGTTGCTGGTGGTGCCCATGGATGGAAGCCACTGGCTCAGCATGCAGAAGGTTGTGCGGGAGCTCCATGCCCGAGGCCACCAAGCCCTGGTCCTAGGTCCCGAGGTGACCATGCACATCAAAACAGAGGACTTTTTCACCCTGCAAACCTATGCCACCCCTTACAGCAAGGATGAATTTGACCACCTGATGCAGAGCTACAATCAAATGATCTTTAAGCCACAACATTCTCTGCAGATATTTTTGGAAACTTTGGAAAATGTCAAAACATTCTCTATGATGTATTTCAGGACTTGCTGGGAGCTACTGCACAGCAAACCCTTGATCAGGCCCTTGAATGAGAGTTCCTTCGATGCAGTCTTAACTGACCCGGTTTACCCCTGTGGGGCACTGCTGGCTAAGTACCTGTCAGTTCCTGCTGTGTTTTTTCTGCATTTTGTCCCATGTGACCTCGACTTTGAGGGTGCACAGTGCCCAAACCCTTCCTCATATATTCCTAGGATGCTAACAATGAATTCAGACCACATGAGCTTCCTGCAAAGGGTCAAAAACATGCTCTACCCTCTGATAATGAAGTACATTTGCCACATTTCTTATGATCCATATGCGAGCCTCACATCTGAGCCTTTTCAGAGAGAGGTGTCGTTGGTGGATATTGTCAGCCATGCGTCCGTGTGGCTGTTCCGAGGAGACTTTGTGCTGGACTACCCCAGGCCCATCATGCCCAACATGGTGTTCACTGGGGGTATCAACTGTGCTAATAGGAAACCACTCTCTCTGATCTGTACTGCTGCCTCCATCCAATCAGTGCTTAGTTTGAAAGAAATTACAAGAGAAACTTCTAAGTACTTCCTTAGCTACCCAtctttccagaatgttctatGTAGTAGTGGGAGTGTGAAGTAAGAGGAATtgtgaattctgttttccattttcctggaatatctttctcctttccttaccTTTCAGTGTGTGCATGTCTTCACTGGTTAAATGGGTTGCTTGT
Protein-coding sequences here:
- the LOC133757758 gene encoding UDP-glucuronosyltransferase 1A4-like, producing the protein MVLGLWIPLPRLAGLLLLLCVLPWAEGGKLLVVPMDGSHWLSMQKVVRELHARGHQALVLGPEVTMHIKTEDFFTLQTYATPYSKDEFDHLMQSYNQMIFKPQHSLQIFLETLENVKTFSMMYFRTCWELLHSKPLIRPLNESSFDAVLTDPVYPCGALLAKYLSVPAVFFLHFVPCDLDFEGAQCPNPSSYIPRMLTMNSDHMSFLQRVKNMLYPLIMKYICHISYDPYASLTSEPFQREVSLVDIVSHASVWLFRGDFVLDYPRPIMPNMVFTGGINCANRKPLSLICTAASIQSSGKVLVLFMEGSYWLSVQKAMQELHARGHQAVVITPEVNMHVKGEGFFTLQTYTTSYTQD